One Micromonospora eburnea genomic region harbors:
- a CDS encoding NUDIX hydrolase, translating into MPTEPLRCAGALIVDDDGRLFFQRRSPERRLFPNCWDIVGGHLEPGEGVEDALRREVTEETGWTVSHVLGQVGEYRYTGDDGLDRVETDFLVRVDGDLARPRLEAGKHTEFRWLGEEDVALLDEHRDVNNGLIRRIAEEAFAALHSIGR; encoded by the coding sequence GTGCCCACCGAGCCCCTCCGCTGCGCCGGCGCGCTGATCGTGGACGACGACGGCCGCCTCTTCTTCCAGCGCCGGTCCCCCGAGCGGCGCCTCTTCCCGAACTGCTGGGACATCGTCGGCGGCCACCTCGAACCGGGCGAGGGGGTCGAGGACGCGCTGCGCCGCGAGGTCACCGAGGAGACCGGCTGGACCGTCTCGCACGTGCTCGGCCAGGTCGGTGAATACCGATACACCGGCGACGACGGGCTGGACCGGGTGGAGACCGACTTCCTGGTCCGGGTCGACGGCGACCTCGCCCGACCTCGGCTGGAGGCGGGCAAGCACACCGAGTTCCGCTGGCTCGGCGAGGAGGACGTGGCGCTGCTGGACGAGCACCGCGACGTCAACAACGGGCTGATCCGGCGGATCGCCGAGGAGGCCTTCGCCGCCCTGCACTCGATCGGTCGGTGA
- a CDS encoding sugar phosphate nucleotidyltransferase, whose translation MIGMVLAAGAGRRLRPYTDTLPKALVPVDGETTILDIALRNLAEVGLTEIVIVVGYAADAVRQRQATLERKYGVTITLVHNDRAEEWNNAYSLWLAREYFSRGVLLVNGDTVHPVSVEKTLLAERGPGILLAIDNIKPLAEEEMKTTFDAAGQLTRITKLMDPGEAYGEYIGATLIEPQVADALADALETTWRRDPNLYYEDGYQEFADRGGEVRAAPIGDVSWVEVDNHADLARAREIACRY comes from the coding sequence ATGATCGGTATGGTGCTCGCCGCCGGCGCCGGGCGACGGCTGCGTCCCTACACCGACACCCTGCCCAAGGCCCTGGTGCCGGTCGACGGGGAGACCACCATCCTCGATATCGCGCTGCGCAACCTCGCCGAGGTCGGGCTGACCGAGATCGTCATCGTGGTCGGCTACGCCGCGGACGCGGTCCGGCAGCGCCAGGCGACGCTGGAGCGGAAGTACGGCGTCACGATCACCCTGGTGCACAACGACCGGGCCGAGGAGTGGAACAACGCGTACTCGCTCTGGCTGGCCCGGGAGTACTTCTCCCGCGGGGTGCTGCTGGTCAACGGCGACACCGTGCACCCGGTGAGCGTGGAGAAGACGCTGCTGGCCGAGCGCGGCCCGGGCATCCTGCTGGCCATCGACAACATCAAGCCGCTGGCCGAGGAGGAGATGAAGACCACCTTCGACGCCGCCGGCCAGCTCACCCGGATCACCAAGCTGATGGACCCGGGCGAGGCGTACGGGGAGTACATCGGCGCGACGCTGATCGAGCCGCAGGTGGCCGACGCGCTCGCCGACGCGCTGGAGACGACCTGGCGGCGCGACCCGAACCTCTACTACGAGGACGGCTACCAGGAGTTCGCCGACCGGGGCGGCGAGGTGCGGGCGGCGCCGATCGGTGACGTCTCCTGGGTGGAGGTCGACAACCACGCCGACCTGGCCCGGGCGCGGGAGATCGCGTGCCGCTACTAG
- a CDS encoding iron-containing alcohol dehydrogenase family protein, translated as MPLLARTVLTPLHIDVRRGAVADLATILVDGRISAGGDVAVVVGPGQGAQIAELIRPSLRSADVFTVVGGTLDAADDLGAKLRTRSYDAVVGIGGGKTIDVAKYAATRRGLPMVTVATALANDGIASPVASLVNEGIKGSYGVHIPIAVIVDLDFVAAGPEQHNRAGIGDVLSNISALADWELARQVRAEPFDGLAASLARAGAEAVLNHPGDMGDDAFVTVLAEALISSGLAMAIEGTSRPASGGCHEIMHAIDALYPETASHGELAGLGALFCTFLRGDRRRFAEMSACLSRHDLPRLPADVGLTDEQFVEAVQFAPATRPDRYTILEHLAMSPDETRRRLGDYADELCDHRG; from the coding sequence GTGCCGCTACTAGCCCGGACGGTCCTCACCCCGCTGCACATCGACGTCCGGCGGGGCGCGGTGGCCGACCTCGCCACCATCCTCGTCGACGGACGGATCTCCGCCGGCGGCGACGTGGCGGTGGTGGTCGGTCCCGGGCAGGGCGCGCAGATCGCCGAGCTGATCCGGCCGTCGCTGCGCTCGGCGGACGTGTTCACCGTGGTCGGGGGCACCCTCGACGCCGCCGACGATCTCGGGGCCAAGCTGCGCACCCGGTCGTACGACGCGGTGGTCGGCATCGGCGGCGGCAAGACCATCGACGTGGCGAAGTACGCGGCCACCCGACGCGGCCTGCCCATGGTCACCGTGGCCACCGCCCTGGCCAACGACGGTATCGCCTCCCCGGTGGCCAGCCTGGTCAACGAGGGGATCAAGGGCTCGTACGGGGTGCACATCCCGATCGCGGTGATCGTCGACCTGGACTTCGTGGCGGCCGGCCCCGAGCAGCACAACCGCGCGGGCATCGGTGACGTGCTCAGCAACATCAGCGCGCTGGCCGACTGGGAGCTGGCCCGGCAGGTCCGCGCCGAGCCGTTCGACGGGCTGGCCGCCTCGCTGGCCCGGGCGGGCGCCGAGGCGGTGCTCAACCACCCGGGCGACATGGGCGACGACGCGTTCGTCACCGTGCTGGCCGAGGCGCTGATCTCCAGCGGCCTGGCGATGGCCATCGAGGGCACCAGCCGCCCGGCCAGCGGCGGCTGCCACGAGATCATGCACGCCATCGACGCGCTCTACCCGGAGACCGCCTCGCACGGCGAGCTGGCCGGGCTGGGCGCGCTCTTCTGCACCTTCCTCCGCGGCGACCGACGGCGCTTCGCCGAGATGTCGGCCTGCCTGTCACGCCACGACCTGCCCCGGCTCCCGGCCGACGTCGGGCTGACCGACGAGCAGTTCGTCGAGGCGGTGCAGTTCGCGCCCGCCACCCGGCCGGACCGCTACACCATCCTCGAACACCTCGCGATGTCGCCGGACGAGACCCGCCGACGGCTGGGAGATTACGCCGATGAACTCTGCGACCACCGTGGCTGA
- a CDS encoding CDP-alcohol phosphatidyltransferase family protein produces the protein MNSATTVADATRPTVADFHGRNRGGGLFSESISQWLGAAIAVAAHRLGLRPTTLTLTNLVLGLAASVTVIALAGPVAAGDVPAWVVGLLALVGWQIAYALDCADGQLARVTGQSSPAGARVDVLCDVAAQIALVAALGATALAQRPSTPIWLVAVFAGTWMVNLVTSVMQAGPNAASMVASTSLPVRLVKLVRDYGAVIFLAGLVLAVAPALTVWLVVAFTIVNGGFLLASIAFSARASLR, from the coding sequence ATGAACTCTGCGACCACCGTGGCTGACGCGACCCGCCCGACGGTCGCCGACTTCCATGGCAGGAACCGCGGTGGCGGGCTCTTCAGCGAGTCGATCAGCCAGTGGCTGGGTGCCGCGATCGCGGTCGCCGCGCATCGTCTGGGCCTGCGGCCGACCACGCTGACCCTCACCAACCTGGTGCTCGGCCTGGCCGCCTCGGTCACCGTGATCGCGCTCGCCGGCCCGGTGGCCGCCGGGGACGTCCCGGCCTGGGTCGTCGGGCTGCTCGCCCTGGTCGGCTGGCAGATCGCGTACGCGTTGGACTGCGCGGACGGGCAGCTCGCGCGGGTCACCGGGCAGAGCAGCCCGGCCGGTGCCCGGGTCGACGTGCTCTGCGACGTGGCCGCCCAGATCGCGCTGGTCGCCGCACTCGGGGCGACCGCGCTGGCGCAGCGGCCCTCGACCCCGATCTGGCTGGTGGCGGTCTTCGCCGGCACCTGGATGGTCAACCTGGTGACCTCGGTGATGCAGGCCGGCCCGAACGCGGCCAGCATGGTGGCCTCGACTTCGCTCCCCGTACGCCTGGTGAAGCTGGTCCGCGACTACGGTGCGGTGATCTTCCTGGCCGGCCTGGTGCTGGCCGTCGCCCCGGCGCTGACGGTCTGGCTGGTCGTCGCCTTCACGATCGTCAACGGCGGTTTCCTGCTCGCCAGCATCGCCTTCTCCGCCCGCGCCTCCCTGCGCT